The proteins below come from a single Thermopolyspora flexuosa genomic window:
- a CDS encoding A/G-specific adenine glycosylase: MSLSLREPILNWYAEKARDLPWRRPDATSWGILVSEIMLQQTPVARVLPAWEAWLRRWPTPADLAAEPPGEAVRQWGRLGYPRRALNLHACARRIVAEHGGEVPSRYEELRALPGVGDYTAAAVASFAFGGRHVVLDTNVRRVLARAVQGVRYPARATTAAERRIAESLLPAVDAPRWAVAVMELGALVCTARSPRCADCPIIDRCAWRLAGCPDHDGPPRRGQAYAGTDRQCRGRLLAVLRQAHGPVPKAALDAAWDDPVQRERALDGLVADGLAEVLEDGTYRLPG, translated from the coding sequence GTGTCTCTGTCACTGCGCGAACCCATTTTGAACTGGTACGCCGAGAAGGCTCGCGACCTGCCCTGGCGGCGTCCCGACGCCACGTCGTGGGGCATCCTGGTCAGCGAGATCATGCTCCAGCAGACGCCGGTCGCCCGCGTGCTGCCCGCCTGGGAGGCGTGGCTGCGGCGCTGGCCGACGCCCGCGGACCTCGCCGCCGAGCCGCCCGGCGAGGCGGTGCGGCAGTGGGGACGGCTGGGCTACCCGCGCCGGGCGCTCAACCTGCACGCCTGCGCGCGGCGCATCGTGGCGGAGCACGGCGGCGAGGTGCCGTCGCGGTACGAGGAGCTGCGGGCGCTGCCCGGGGTCGGGGACTACACGGCGGCGGCCGTGGCGAGCTTCGCGTTCGGCGGACGGCACGTGGTGCTCGACACGAACGTGCGGCGGGTCCTCGCGCGGGCGGTGCAGGGGGTGCGGTATCCGGCCCGGGCCACCACGGCGGCCGAGCGCCGGATCGCCGAGTCGCTGCTCCCGGCCGTGGACGCGCCGCGCTGGGCGGTGGCGGTGATGGAGCTGGGCGCGCTGGTGTGCACCGCCCGGTCCCCGCGCTGCGCCGACTGCCCGATCATCGACCGCTGCGCCTGGCGGCTCGCCGGCTGCCCCGACCACGACGGGCCGCCGCGGCGGGGCCAGGCGTACGCGGGCACCGACCGCCAGTGCCGGGGACGGCTGCTCGCCGTACTGCGGCAGGCGCACGGGCCGGTGCCCAAGGCCGCGCTCGACGCGGCCTGGGACGACCCGGTGCAGCGGGAGCGCGCGCTCGACGGGCTGGTCGCGGACGGGCTCGCCGAGGTGCTCGAGGACGGCACCTACCGGCTGCCCGGCTGA
- the lysX gene encoding bifunctional lysylphosphatidylglycerol synthetase/lysine--tRNA ligase LysX, whose translation MTEDVTTTSLPEQIRVRREKLERLRKEGIDPYPVNFPRTATIAEVREKHQGLAPDTATGERVGVTGRVMLLRTSGKLCFATIRDGTAAMQIMLSLDRVGEEALARWKRDIDLGDHVGVEGEVVTSRRGELSVMVDRWALTSKCLRPLPDKHKGLTDPEARVRMRYVDLIVNDEARRMAYLRSETVRAVRDFWHEEGYLEVETPMLQPIHGGAAARPFKTHINAYDMELYLRIAIELYLKRLVVGGIEKVFEINRNFRNEGADATHNPEFTMLEAYGTYLDYHDMARLTQRMYQRAVVAALGTTVVVHEGKEYDLGLEEWPRITLYGSVSEALGEEITPDTPLETLRRFADKREVPWDPKWGPGKLVQELFEALVEHTLIQPTFVMDYPVETSPLTRQHREDPRLTEKWDLIGFGTELATAYSELIDPIEQRRRLTEQSLLAAGGDPEAMQLDEDFLRALEYGMPPTGGVGVGIDRMIMAFTGRNIRETILFPLVKPIQ comes from the coding sequence GTGACCGAAGATGTGACGACGACCTCGCTTCCCGAGCAGATCCGGGTACGCCGGGAGAAGCTGGAGCGCCTCCGCAAGGAGGGCATCGACCCCTACCCGGTGAACTTCCCGCGGACCGCGACCATCGCCGAGGTGCGGGAGAAACACCAGGGGCTGGCGCCGGACACCGCGACGGGCGAGCGTGTCGGGGTCACCGGCCGGGTCATGCTGCTGCGGACGAGCGGCAAGCTGTGCTTCGCGACGATTCGCGACGGCACGGCCGCGATGCAGATCATGCTCTCGCTCGACCGCGTCGGCGAGGAGGCGCTGGCCCGGTGGAAGCGGGACATCGACCTCGGCGACCACGTGGGCGTCGAGGGCGAGGTGGTCACGTCGCGGCGCGGTGAGCTGTCGGTCATGGTGGACCGGTGGGCGCTGACCTCCAAGTGCCTGCGGCCGCTGCCGGACAAGCACAAGGGTCTCACCGACCCCGAGGCCCGGGTGCGCATGCGCTACGTCGACCTGATCGTGAACGACGAGGCGCGCCGCATGGCGTACCTGCGCAGCGAGACCGTGCGGGCGGTGCGCGACTTCTGGCACGAGGAGGGCTACCTCGAGGTCGAGACGCCGATGCTGCAGCCGATCCACGGCGGCGCCGCGGCACGGCCGTTCAAGACCCACATCAACGCCTACGACATGGAGCTCTATCTGCGCATCGCGATCGAGCTCTACCTCAAGCGGCTCGTGGTCGGCGGCATCGAGAAGGTCTTCGAGATCAACCGGAACTTCCGCAACGAGGGCGCCGACGCGACGCACAACCCCGAGTTCACCATGCTCGAGGCGTACGGCACGTACCTCGACTACCACGACATGGCGCGGCTCACCCAGCGCATGTACCAGCGGGCCGTGGTGGCCGCGCTGGGCACGACGGTCGTGGTGCACGAGGGCAAGGAGTACGACCTCGGGCTGGAGGAGTGGCCGCGGATCACCCTGTACGGCTCGGTCTCGGAGGCGCTCGGCGAGGAGATCACGCCGGACACGCCGCTGGAGACGCTGCGGCGGTTCGCGGACAAGCGCGAGGTGCCGTGGGACCCCAAGTGGGGGCCGGGCAAGCTCGTGCAGGAGCTGTTCGAGGCGCTCGTCGAGCACACGCTGATCCAGCCCACCTTCGTGATGGACTACCCCGTCGAGACCTCGCCGCTCACCCGGCAGCACCGGGAGGACCCCCGGCTCACCGAGAAATGGGACCTCATCGGTTTCGGCACCGAGCTCGCCACCGCGTATTCGGAGCTCATCGATCCGATCGAGCAGCGGCGCCGGCTCACCGAGCAGTCGCTGCTCGCGGCGGGCGGGGATCCGGAGGCGATGCAGCTCGACGAGGATTTCCTCCGGGCATTGGAGTACGGCATGCCGCCGACCGGCGGCGTGGGCGTGGGCATCGACCGGATGATCATGGCGTTCACCGGGAGGAACATCCGGGAGACGATCCTGTTCCCGCTGGTCAAGCCCATCCAGTGA
- a CDS encoding LuxR C-terminal-related transcriptional regulator, with protein sequence MAVSDVVTQRGDRVVATEGVTLTEEDLLLLSELAKGVTVDRVGRRLDVSGRTVRRRLRGICDRIGVATAIEAVAWAARRRLI encoded by the coding sequence ATGGCGGTTTCCGATGTGGTTACCCAACGGGGCGATCGCGTCGTCGCCACGGAGGGCGTCACGCTCACCGAGGAGGACCTGCTCCTGCTGTCCGAGCTCGCCAAGGGCGTCACGGTCGACCGGGTCGGGCGGCGGCTCGACGTGAGCGGGCGCACCGTGCGGCGTCGGCTGCGCGGCATCTGCGACCGCATCGGCGTCGCCACCGCCATCGAGGCGGTCGCCTGGGCGGCCCGCAGGCGACTCATCTGA
- a CDS encoding RDD family protein, producing MSYRSNQQGYGPQPGQGDTYGQAGYGRQGQGAAQYGYGGQAYGQQQPYGGQQTGPQAYGPQSGPQQAYGQAYGQQSAQGGAYGQQGGAYGQQQPYGGQQTGPQAYGPQSGPQQAYGGQSGPQAYGQQAGYGQQSGPQAYGQQQPYGGQQSGPQAYGSQSGPQQAYGQQAYGRQPGYGQQAGYGQQTGPQGYGQQTGYGQPSYGQQGYGGQQAGYAQPGYGQSGAAGYGQQGYQGYAQPAAYGQQGYAQPGYGQGYGQPAYAQGVTPPGAPAPLAEWWQRLLARLIDTLLVGVVGFIISSIVSGVMVSSSTSLEELVSSLILIAAAAFAYEFLLLGRNGQTLGKLALGIRVVQVGGTLGPEGLPKDAALKRSAVMWLPLALQPIPVIKYLTYVFPVVNAVWLFFDKPLQQCLHDKVAGTVVVKVK from the coding sequence GTGAGCTACCGATCCAATCAGCAGGGTTACGGCCCGCAGCCCGGTCAGGGGGACACCTATGGCCAGGCGGGCTACGGCCGGCAGGGACAGGGCGCGGCCCAGTACGGCTACGGCGGGCAGGCCTACGGGCAGCAGCAGCCGTACGGCGGGCAGCAGACCGGGCCGCAGGCGTACGGGCCGCAGAGCGGTCCGCAGCAGGCGTACGGCCAGGCCTACGGCCAGCAGTCCGCCCAGGGGGGTGCCTACGGGCAGCAGGGCGGGGCCTATGGCCAGCAGCAGCCGTACGGGGGACAGCAGACCGGGCCGCAGGCCTATGGCCCGCAGAGCGGACCGCAGCAGGCCTACGGCGGCCAGTCGGGCCCGCAGGCGTACGGCCAGCAGGCCGGTTACGGTCAGCAGTCCGGGCCGCAGGCCTACGGGCAGCAGCAGCCGTACGGCGGGCAGCAGTCCGGCCCGCAGGCGTACGGTTCGCAGAGCGGTCCGCAGCAGGCCTACGGCCAGCAGGCGTATGGCCGGCAGCCCGGCTACGGGCAGCAGGCCGGGTACGGTCAGCAGACCGGGCCGCAGGGGTACGGGCAGCAGACCGGGTACGGCCAGCCGTCCTACGGCCAGCAGGGGTACGGCGGGCAGCAGGCCGGCTACGCCCAGCCCGGCTACGGCCAGTCCGGCGCCGCCGGATACGGGCAGCAGGGCTACCAGGGGTACGCCCAGCCGGCCGCCTACGGTCAGCAGGGGTACGCGCAGCCGGGCTACGGCCAGGGGTACGGCCAGCCGGCCTACGCGCAGGGCGTGACCCCGCCGGGGGCGCCCGCGCCGCTCGCGGAGTGGTGGCAGCGCCTGCTCGCCCGCCTCATCGACACCCTCCTCGTCGGCGTGGTGGGATTCATCATCTCCTCGATCGTCAGCGGCGTCATGGTGTCGTCGTCGACGAGCCTCGAGGAGTTGGTGAGCTCGCTAATCCTCATCGCCGCGGCCGCGTTCGCCTACGAGTTCCTCCTTCTCGGCAGGAACGGGCAGACGCTCGGCAAGCTCGCGCTGGGCATCAGGGTGGTGCAGGTCGGCGGCACGCTCGGCCCCGAGGGACTGCCGAAGGACGCGGCGCTCAAACGGAGCGCGGTTATGTGGCTGCCCTTGGCGCTGCAGCCCATTCCGGTCATCAAGTACCTCACCTACGTCTTCCCGGTCGTCAACGCCGTGTGGCTGTTCTTCGACAAGCCGCTGCAGCAATGCCTGCACGACAAGGTCGCCGGCACGGTGGTTGTCAAGGTTAAGTAG
- a CDS encoding ATP-dependent Clp protease ATP-binding subunit — protein sequence MFERFTDRARRVVVLAQEEARMLNHNYIGTEHILLGLIHEGEGVAAKALESLGISLEGVRQQVEEIIGQGQSAPSGHIPFTPRAKKVLELSLREALQLGHNYIGTEHILLGLIREGEGVAAQVLVKLGADLNRVRQQVIQLLHGYQGKEPAAAGGPQETTPSTSLVLDQFGRNLTQAAREGKLDPVIGRDKEIERVMQVLSRRTKNNPVLVGEPGVGKTAVVEGLAQKIVKGEVPETLKDKQLYTLDLGALVAGSRYRGDFEERLKKVLKEIRTRGDIILFIDELHTLVGAGAAEGAIDAASILKPMLARGELQTIGATTLDEYRKHLEKDAALERRFQPIQVAEPSLSHTIEILKGLRDRYEAHHRVSITDGALVAAAQLADRYISDRFLPDKAIDLIDEAGSRMRIRRMTAPPDLREYDEKIAQVRREKESAIDAQDFEKAAALRDQEKQLMLKRERREKEWKAGDMDVVAEVTEELIAEVLASATGIPVFKLTEEESQRLLRMEEELHKRIIGQDDAIKALARSIRRTRAGLKDPRRPGGSFIFAGPSGVGKTELSKALAEFLFGDEDALIQLDMSEFMEKHTVSRLFGSPPGYVGYEEGGQLTEKVRRKPFSVVLFDEIEKAHPDIFNSLLQILEDGRLTDAQGRVVDFKNTIIIMTTNLGTRDISKGIGVGFSKSNDTESNYDRMKAKVQEELKQHFRPEFLNRVDDIIVFHQLSPKEIIQIVDLMLAQVDERLKDRDMALELTQAAKQLLADRGYDPVMGARPLRRTIQREIEDTLSEKILYGELRAGQLVKVDVEGEGESAKFTFVGVPRAQAVPDSAAAIAGSMRH from the coding sequence ATGTTCGAAAGGTTCACCGACCGCGCGCGGCGGGTTGTCGTCCTGGCCCAGGAAGAGGCCCGGATGCTCAACCACAACTACATCGGTACTGAGCACATCCTTCTTGGCTTGATCCACGAAGGTGAGGGCGTTGCCGCCAAGGCTCTGGAGAGCCTGGGCATCAGTCTTGAAGGAGTGCGCCAGCAGGTCGAGGAGATCATCGGCCAGGGGCAGTCCGCGCCCTCGGGGCACATTCCGTTCACCCCGCGGGCGAAGAAGGTCCTTGAGCTGTCGCTCCGAGAGGCCCTGCAACTTGGCCACAACTACATCGGCACCGAGCACATCCTGCTCGGTCTCATCCGCGAGGGTGAGGGTGTGGCCGCCCAGGTTCTGGTGAAGCTGGGTGCCGACCTGAACCGGGTGCGGCAGCAGGTCATCCAGCTGCTCCACGGCTACCAGGGCAAGGAGCCCGCGGCGGCCGGTGGGCCGCAGGAGACCACGCCGTCCACCTCCCTGGTGCTCGACCAGTTCGGTCGCAACCTGACCCAGGCCGCCCGCGAGGGCAAGCTCGACCCCGTCATCGGCCGGGACAAGGAGATCGAGCGGGTCATGCAGGTCCTGTCCCGCAGGACCAAGAACAACCCGGTGCTGGTGGGCGAGCCCGGTGTCGGCAAGACCGCGGTCGTCGAGGGCCTGGCGCAGAAGATCGTCAAGGGCGAGGTGCCGGAGACGCTCAAGGACAAGCAGCTCTACACGCTCGACCTGGGCGCGCTGGTGGCCGGTTCCCGGTACCGCGGTGACTTCGAAGAGCGTCTGAAGAAGGTGCTCAAGGAGATCCGCACCCGCGGCGACATCATCCTCTTCATCGACGAGCTGCACACGCTCGTCGGCGCGGGCGCCGCGGAGGGCGCGATCGACGCCGCCAGCATCCTCAAGCCGATGCTGGCCCGCGGCGAGCTGCAGACCATCGGCGCCACCACCCTCGACGAGTACCGCAAGCACCTTGAGAAGGACGCCGCGCTCGAGCGGCGCTTCCAGCCGATCCAGGTGGCCGAGCCGTCGCTCAGCCACACCATCGAGATCCTCAAGGGCCTGCGCGACCGCTACGAGGCGCACCACCGGGTGTCGATCACCGACGGCGCCCTCGTGGCCGCCGCCCAGCTCGCCGACCGGTACATCAGCGACCGGTTCCTCCCGGACAAGGCGATCGACCTCATCGACGAGGCCGGCTCGCGCATGCGGATCCGCCGCATGACCGCGCCGCCGGACCTGCGCGAGTACGACGAGAAGATCGCCCAGGTGCGGCGCGAGAAGGAGTCCGCGATCGACGCGCAGGACTTCGAGAAGGCCGCCGCGCTCCGGGACCAGGAGAAGCAGCTCATGCTCAAGCGTGAGCGCCGGGAGAAGGAGTGGAAGGCCGGCGACATGGACGTCGTCGCCGAGGTGACCGAGGAGCTCATCGCCGAGGTCCTCGCGAGCGCCACCGGCATCCCGGTGTTCAAGCTGACCGAGGAGGAGTCGCAGCGGCTGCTCCGCATGGAGGAGGAGCTGCACAAGCGGATCATCGGCCAGGACGACGCGATCAAGGCGCTCGCCCGGTCGATCCGGCGGACCCGCGCCGGCCTGAAGGACCCGCGCCGCCCGGGTGGCTCGTTCATCTTCGCCGGCCCGTCCGGTGTCGGTAAGACCGAGCTGTCCAAGGCGCTGGCGGAGTTCCTCTTCGGCGACGAGGACGCGCTGATCCAGCTTGACATGTCCGAGTTCATGGAGAAGCACACCGTCTCGCGGCTGTTCGGCTCTCCGCCCGGCTACGTCGGGTACGAGGAGGGCGGTCAGCTCACCGAGAAGGTGCGGCGCAAGCCGTTCTCCGTGGTCCTCTTCGACGAGATCGAGAAGGCCCACCCGGACATCTTCAACTCGCTGCTGCAGATCCTGGAGGACGGCCGGCTCACCGACGCCCAGGGCCGGGTCGTGGACTTCAAGAACACGATCATCATCATGACGACCAACCTCGGTACCCGGGACATCTCCAAGGGCATCGGGGTCGGGTTCTCCAAGTCCAACGACACCGAGAGCAACTACGACCGGATGAAGGCGAAGGTCCAGGAAGAGCTCAAGCAGCACTTCCGGCCGGAGTTCCTCAACCGTGTCGACGACATCATCGTCTTCCACCAGCTCTCGCCGAAGGAGATCATCCAGATCGTCGACCTGATGCTCGCCCAGGTGGACGAGCGGCTCAAGGACCGCGACATGGCCCTCGAGCTCACCCAGGCCGCCAAGCAGCTGCTCGCCGACCGGGGCTACGACCCGGTTATGGGCGCCCGGCCGCTGCGCCGTACGATCCAGCGGGAGATCGAGGACACGCTCTCCGAGAAGATCCTCTACGGCGAACTCCGCGCCGGCCAGCTGGTCAAGGTCGACGTGGAGGGCGAGGGCGAGAGCGCCAAGTTCACCTTCGTCGGCGTGCCTCGTGCTCAGGCCGTGCCGGATTCGGCGGCCGCGATCGCCGGATCGATGAGGCACTGA
- a CDS encoding C40 family peptidase → MLLRTFLVGVLVAALTLGTTASASADPEPSLNRLTKQLESLYEEIEKLTEQYNGERERLKKAKRTADEAQRVLRENEDELAVRRERANLLTQGAYMMGGFGSVLGAVGSADPDAYLDGAATGYALQMERGAEVNRLSKLLADAERAKKEAQRQQAEVAKIVKSLDARREKITKLIARTESSIYREANEQLKAAAGRPRRMNIPIVGNGKAAQAARWAMTQQLKPYVWGAAGPNAYDCSGLVMWAYAKVGIRLPHYTGTQWTAGRHIPKSELRPGDLVFFYSDLHHVGIYIGGGLMVHAPRTGDVVRVASINNRPFAGAVRIAD, encoded by the coding sequence TTGCTGCTGCGCACGTTCCTGGTCGGCGTCCTCGTCGCCGCACTGACGCTGGGTACCACCGCGTCGGCCTCGGCCGACCCCGAGCCCAGCCTCAACCGGCTCACCAAGCAGCTCGAGTCCCTCTACGAGGAGATCGAGAAGCTGACCGAGCAGTACAACGGCGAGCGCGAGCGGCTGAAGAAGGCCAAGCGGACGGCGGACGAGGCTCAGCGCGTGCTCCGCGAGAACGAGGACGAGCTCGCCGTCCGGCGCGAGCGCGCCAACCTGCTCACCCAGGGCGCGTACATGATGGGCGGCTTCGGCTCGGTGCTCGGCGCGGTCGGCAGCGCCGACCCCGACGCCTACCTCGACGGCGCGGCGACCGGGTACGCGCTGCAGATGGAGCGCGGCGCCGAGGTGAACCGGCTCAGCAAGCTGCTCGCGGACGCCGAGCGGGCCAAGAAGGAGGCCCAGCGGCAGCAGGCCGAGGTCGCCAAGATCGTCAAGAGCCTCGACGCGCGCCGCGAGAAGATCACCAAGCTGATCGCCCGTACCGAGAGCAGCATCTACCGCGAGGCGAACGAGCAGCTCAAGGCCGCCGCGGGCAGGCCGCGGCGGATGAACATCCCGATCGTCGGGAACGGCAAGGCCGCCCAGGCCGCGCGGTGGGCGATGACCCAGCAGCTCAAGCCGTACGTGTGGGGGGCCGCGGGCCCGAACGCCTACGACTGCTCCGGCCTGGTGATGTGGGCGTACGCGAAGGTGGGCATCCGCCTGCCGCACTACACCGGCACCCAGTGGACCGCCGGCCGCCACATCCCCAAGAGCGAGCTGCGCCCCGGCGATCTGGTGTTCTTCTACAGCGACCTGCACCACGTCGGCATCTACATCGGCGGCGGCCTCATGGTGCACGCCCCGCGGACCGGTGACGTGGTGCGCGTGGCCTCGATCAACAACCGGCCCTTCGCGGGGGCCGTCCGCATCGCCGACTGA
- a CDS encoding type III pantothenate kinase, translating to MLLAVDVSNTHTVLGLFEGEEVIEHWRIATDPRRTADEIAVVLQGLLAQSPLLKNADISGIAICSTVPSVLNEMREMSRRYYGDVPTVVVEPGVRTGVPVRMDNPKEVGADRVVNALAAYTLYRGPCVVVDFGTATSFDAVSAKGEYVGAVTAPGIEISVDALASAGAQLHKVELVRPRSVIAKNAVEALQSGIVYGFAGLVDGIVERMAAELSPNPEEVTVVATGSLAPLVVGEAGSIDIHEPWLTLIGLRLIYQKNVSQ from the coding sequence ATGCTGCTGGCCGTCGACGTCAGTAACACCCACACGGTGCTGGGTCTGTTCGAGGGAGAGGAGGTCATCGAGCACTGGCGGATCGCCACCGACCCGCGGCGCACCGCCGACGAGATCGCCGTGGTGCTGCAGGGGCTGCTCGCCCAGTCGCCGCTGCTGAAGAACGCCGACATCAGCGGCATCGCGATCTGCTCGACCGTGCCGTCGGTGCTCAACGAGATGCGGGAGATGTCCCGCCGGTACTACGGCGACGTGCCCACGGTCGTGGTCGAGCCCGGGGTGCGCACCGGGGTGCCGGTCCGCATGGACAACCCCAAGGAGGTGGGCGCCGACCGGGTGGTGAACGCGCTCGCCGCCTACACCCTGTACCGCGGGCCGTGCGTGGTGGTCGACTTCGGCACCGCGACCTCGTTCGACGCGGTCTCCGCCAAGGGCGAGTACGTGGGCGCGGTGACCGCGCCCGGCATCGAGATCTCCGTGGACGCGCTCGCCTCGGCCGGTGCCCAGCTGCACAAGGTGGAGCTGGTCCGCCCCCGCTCGGTGATCGCCAAGAACGCGGTGGAGGCGCTGCAGTCGGGCATCGTGTACGGCTTCGCCGGGCTCGTCGACGGCATCGTGGAGCGCATGGCCGCCGAGCTCTCCCCCAACCCCGAGGAGGTCACCGTCGTCGCCACCGGCAGCCTCGCCCCGCTCGTCGTCGGGGAGGCCGGGTCGATCGACATCCACGAGCCCTGGCTCACCCTCATCGGGCTGCGGCTCATCTACCAGAAGAACGTCTCCCAGTGA
- the disA gene encoding DNA integrity scanning diadenylate cyclase DisA has protein sequence MGSRVAMDGRRLDERRRATLAAVAPGTPLRDGLERILRGQTGALVVLGYDEAVERLCSGGFELDVEFSAPRLRELAKMDGAIVLRSGDHRIVRAAVHLVPDPRIPSDESGTRHRTAQRVSRQTGYPVVSISKSMRIIALYVDGTRHLLEESAAILSKANQALATLERYRQRLDEVTRALSALEIEDVVTLRDMATVVQRVEMVRRIAGEIEDYVVELGTDGRLLALQLDELVAGLEEERVLIVRDYLRGRNGEYDEVLAALDRLSSAELLDLAAVAQALGHTVPGGSLDGPVSPRGFRLLGRVPRLPRGVADRLVEHFGSLQKLLAASVDDLQAVGGLGEARARGIREGLSRVAESSLLERYG, from the coding sequence ATGGGAAGTCGAGTGGCGATGGACGGCAGGCGGCTGGACGAACGGCGGCGGGCCACGCTCGCGGCGGTGGCCCCCGGCACCCCGCTGCGCGACGGCCTGGAGCGCATCCTGCGCGGGCAGACCGGCGCCCTCGTCGTGCTCGGCTACGACGAGGCCGTGGAGCGGCTCTGCTCCGGCGGGTTCGAGCTCGACGTGGAGTTCTCCGCGCCCCGGCTGCGCGAGCTGGCGAAGATGGACGGCGCGATCGTGCTACGCTCCGGCGACCACCGGATCGTGCGGGCCGCCGTGCACCTCGTGCCCGACCCCCGCATCCCGTCCGACGAGTCCGGCACCCGGCACCGCACCGCCCAGCGGGTCTCCCGGCAGACCGGCTATCCCGTGGTGTCGATCAGCAAGTCGATGCGCATCATCGCGCTCTACGTCGACGGCACCCGCCACCTGCTGGAGGAGTCCGCCGCGATCCTGTCGAAGGCGAACCAGGCGCTCGCCACGCTCGAACGGTACCGGCAGCGGCTCGACGAGGTCACCCGGGCGCTGTCCGCCCTGGAGATCGAGGACGTGGTCACGCTCCGGGACATGGCCACCGTGGTGCAGCGGGTGGAGATGGTGCGCCGCATCGCCGGGGAGATCGAGGACTACGTGGTCGAGCTCGGCACCGACGGCCGCCTGCTCGCCCTCCAGCTCGACGAGCTCGTCGCCGGGCTCGAGGAGGAGCGCGTGCTGATCGTGCGCGACTACCTGCGCGGCCGCAACGGCGAGTACGACGAGGTGCTGGCGGCCCTCGACCGGCTCTCCTCCGCCGAGCTGCTCGACCTCGCCGCGGTCGCCCAGGCGCTCGGCCACACCGTGCCCGGCGGCTCGCTCGACGGCCCGGTGAGCCCGCGGGGGTTCCGCCTGCTCGGCCGGGTGCCCCGGCTGCCGCGCGGCGTCGCCGACCGGCTCGTGGAGCACTTCGGCTCGCTGCAGAAGCTGCTCGCGGCGAGCGTGGACGACCTGCAGGCGGTCGGCGGCCTCGGCGAGGCCCGGGCGCGCGGCATCCGCGAGGGACTCTCCCGGGTCGCCGAGTCCTCGCTGCTCGAGCGGTACGGCTGA
- a CDS encoding histone-like nucleoid-structuring protein Lsr2: MATQIQKILIDDLDGGTANETVSFAIDGNYYEIDLSDENAKKLREALNPFVTHARRADPTPSRRRRSQRSTSREKSAEIRSWAKAQGLPVSERGRIAASVVERYEQAH; this comes from the coding sequence GTGGCCACGCAGATCCAGAAGATTCTGATCGACGACCTCGATGGCGGGACGGCCAATGAGACCGTGTCCTTCGCCATTGACGGAAACTATTACGAGATCGACCTGAGCGACGAAAACGCCAAGAAGCTGCGGGAGGCGCTCAATCCTTTCGTGACCCACGCCCGCCGGGCGGACCCGACCCCCTCGCGGCGCCGGCGCTCGCAGCGCTCGACGTCCCGTGAGAAGAGCGCGGAGATCCGCTCCTGGGCCAAGGCGCAGGGCCTCCCGGTCAGCGAACGCGGTCGCATTGCCGCCTCCGTGGTGGAGCGGTACGAGCAGGCCCACTAG
- a CDS encoding sugar phosphate isomerase/epimerase family protein: MRLRHDEGTLVHLAYNAGVHPAEDLENLIAHLTRYAVPVRRRLGVDRLGIHLWLAPAVADHLIADRIELVRLRRSLEERGLEVVGLNGTGGRNREAPGPDWAKPERYRYTMALARILAFLLPDDVQYGSISTIPIGWRREWPADLQAIANRRLERLARELRGLYSVTGKVIRVGFEPWPGCVIETTQQALERVGHIDPEHLGVCLDACHLSHGEEQAGEALRGIARAGAPVVRLSHVHDHERARGTAGELPSTRPVLQDTVSALLSGSVTGSAHIEVESHDLSGITKAKGPAALVARLADELDWTRRNLTAMGFKLAA, from the coding sequence ATGCGCCTGCGTCATGACGAGGGCACGCTCGTTCACCTGGCCTACAACGCGGGTGTGCACCCCGCCGAGGACCTGGAGAACCTCATCGCCCACCTCACCCGCTACGCCGTACCGGTCCGCCGCCGGCTGGGCGTGGACCGCCTCGGCATCCACCTGTGGCTCGCCCCCGCGGTCGCCGACCACCTGATCGCCGACCGCATCGAGCTGGTACGGCTGCGCCGCTCGCTGGAGGAGCGCGGCCTGGAGGTGGTCGGCCTCAACGGCACCGGCGGCCGCAACCGGGAGGCGCCCGGCCCCGACTGGGCCAAGCCCGAGCGCTACCGCTACACCATGGCGCTCGCCCGCATCCTCGCCTTCCTGCTCCCGGACGACGTGCAGTACGGCTCGATCTCCACGATCCCGATCGGCTGGCGCCGCGAGTGGCCCGCCGACCTGCAGGCGATCGCCAACCGGCGGCTGGAGCGCCTCGCCCGCGAGCTGCGCGGCCTCTACAGCGTCACCGGCAAGGTCATCCGGGTCGGCTTCGAGCCGTGGCCCGGGTGCGTCATCGAGACCACCCAGCAGGCGCTGGAGCGCGTCGGCCACATCGACCCCGAGCACCTGGGCGTGTGCCTCGACGCCTGCCACCTGTCCCACGGTGAGGAGCAGGCCGGCGAGGCGCTGCGCGGCATCGCCCGCGCCGGGGCGCCCGTGGTACGGCTCAGCCACGTGCACGACCACGAGCGGGCGCGCGGCACCGCGGGCGAGCTGCCGAGCACCCGGCCGGTGCTGCAGGACACGGTGAGCGCCCTGCTGTCCGGCTCGGTGACCGGCAGCGCGCACATCGAGGTCGAGTCCCACGACCTGTCCGGCATCACCAAGGCGAAGGGTCCGGCCGCGCTCGTCGCCCGCCTCGCGGACGAGCTCGACTGGACCCGCCGCAACCTCACCGCGATGGGCTTCAAGCTCGCCGCCTGA